The Hevea brasiliensis isolate MT/VB/25A 57/8 chromosome 1, ASM3005281v1, whole genome shotgun sequence genome has a window encoding:
- the LOC131183136 gene encoding uncharacterized mitochondrial protein AtMg00810-like: MHEATAISAPSLSQTFLEVDFSHHFEEPTLFQHVVGAIQYLALTRLDITMVVNKVAQFMHTPSINHWQAVKRILRYFKGTTDHGLVLRSSHSNNLISFSDVDWGGDKADRKSTLAYAVFHGSNLISWCLKKQRTMARSSTDSEYRALALAASEVY; this comes from the coding sequence ATGCATGAGGCTACTGCTATTTCAGCACCTTCTTTGTCGCAAACATTCTTAGAAGTTGATTTTTCTCACCATTTTGAAGAACCAACTCTGTTTCAACATGTAGTGGGGGCCATTCAATACTTAGCACTTACTCGGCTTGATATTACTATGGTTGTCAATAAAGTAGCTCAATTCATGCATACTCCTTCTATTAATCATTGGCAAGCTGTAAAGCGGATCCTTCGCTATTTCAAAGGCACCACTGATCATGGCCTGGTTCTCCGTTCTTCCCATTCTAATAATCTTATATCTTTTTCTGATGTGGATTGGGGCGGTGACAAAGCCGATCGCAAGAGTACTTTAGCTTATGCTGTGTTTCATGGTTCTAATTTGATCTCGTGGTGTTTGAAGAAACAACGAACTATGGCAAGGTCTAGTACTGACTCAGAATATCGTGCCTTAGCCTTGGCAGCATCTGAGGTTTATTAG